A window of the Streptomyces sp. NBC_00250 genome harbors these coding sequences:
- a CDS encoding maleylpyruvate isomerase N-terminal domain-containing protein — protein MTDEIRKTYLQAAEKAVHLLATEQVARRWATESVLPGMSVGGLAGHLARSVLQVEWFLDGQVVGAEPVSPVRYYARLADTSLPDSALNVGVRARSEETAAAGSAVVAEQARAAWVRLTQRLGMESADRRVAVLHRPGEEMLLDGYLQTRCVELAVHLDDLALSVDAPCRVPDAALAIAVDVLVAAARDRHGDQAVLHALARRERDVDQALRVL, from the coding sequence ATGACTGATGAGATCCGCAAGACCTACCTGCAGGCTGCCGAGAAGGCGGTGCACCTGCTGGCCACAGAGCAGGTAGCCCGACGCTGGGCGACCGAATCAGTGCTCCCCGGGATGTCAGTGGGTGGGCTGGCCGGCCACCTTGCGCGTAGCGTCCTCCAGGTCGAGTGGTTCCTCGACGGTCAGGTAGTCGGCGCAGAACCGGTGTCACCGGTTCGGTACTACGCGCGGCTCGCCGATACGTCGTTGCCGGACTCTGCGCTGAACGTCGGAGTGCGTGCCCGCAGCGAGGAAACTGCCGCAGCCGGGTCCGCTGTCGTGGCTGAGCAGGCCCGGGCAGCGTGGGTGCGGCTGACGCAGCGGCTGGGCATGGAGTCGGCCGATCGGCGGGTGGCTGTCCTTCACCGGCCGGGAGAGGAGATGTTGCTCGACGGATACCTGCAGACCCGTTGCGTCGAGCTGGCGGTTCACCTTGATGACCTCGCGCTCAGTGTCGACGCGCCATGCCGAGTGCCCGACGCTGCGCTCGCCATCGCGGTGGATGTGCTCGTTGCCGCCGCCCGGGACCGGCACGGCGACCAAGCCGTGTTGCATGCGCTCGCCAGGCGTGAGCGTGACGTTGACCAGGCCCTACGTGTGTTGTAG
- the dapA gene encoding 4-hydroxy-tetrahydrodipicolinate synthase, producing the protein MKPEANLTGLFVPLVTPFTDDLRLAPDALARLADEALSVGGARGLVALGTTAEAATLTTEEKRAVVRICAAACRAHGAPLIVGVGTNDTAAAITTLRELAQSGDVAAALVPTPPYTRPGEAGTLAHFTALAEHGSLPLVVYDIPYRTGQPLSTSTLNALGHLPEVVGVKYATGAIDAAAMELLGSSTPGFAVLGGDDAVISPLLAAGARGGILASANVRTADFAELISLWQRDATEPARRLGTELARLSAALFAEPNPTVIKGVLHAQGRIPSPAVRLPLLAASADSVRRAAALSATRTHQAHQAHQGNAA; encoded by the coding sequence ATGAAGCCCGAAGCGAATCTCACCGGCCTGTTCGTCCCCTTGGTGACTCCGTTCACCGACGACCTGCGCCTCGCCCCGGACGCGCTCGCCCGCCTCGCCGACGAGGCGCTGTCAGTCGGCGGCGCTCGGGGACTCGTCGCCCTGGGCACCACCGCGGAGGCGGCCACGCTGACCACCGAGGAGAAGCGGGCCGTGGTCCGCATCTGCGCGGCCGCCTGCCGGGCACACGGAGCTCCGCTGATCGTCGGCGTCGGCACCAACGACACCGCCGCCGCCATCACGACACTGCGGGAGCTTGCTCAGAGCGGTGACGTCGCCGCGGCGCTGGTTCCCACGCCGCCCTACACCCGGCCCGGCGAGGCGGGAACGCTGGCGCACTTCACGGCACTCGCCGAACACGGGAGCCTGCCGCTGGTCGTCTACGACATCCCGTACCGCACCGGTCAGCCGCTCAGCACCAGCACGCTCAACGCGCTCGGGCACCTACCGGAGGTCGTCGGGGTCAAGTACGCGACCGGTGCGATCGACGCGGCCGCGATGGAACTGCTCGGCTCGTCGACACCGGGCTTCGCGGTGCTCGGCGGCGATGACGCCGTCATCTCGCCGCTGCTCGCGGCGGGCGCCCGCGGCGGCATCCTGGCGTCGGCCAATGTCCGCACCGCTGACTTCGCCGAGCTGATCTCGCTGTGGCAGCGCGACGCCACCGAACCGGCCCGCAGGCTGGGAACGGAGCTGGCCCGGCTGTCCGCCGCGCTCTTCGCCGAGCCGAACCCGACCGTGATCAAGGGGGTGTTGCACGCCCAGGGCCGTATTCCCAGCCCGGCCGTCCGGCTGCCGCTGCTGGCCGCCTCCGCTGATTCGGTCCGGCGAGCGGCGGCCCTGTCCGCCACCAGGACCCACCAAGCCCACCAAGCCCACCAAGGGAACGCGGCCTGA
- a CDS encoding ice-binding family protein, with product MSLRVGTGSRSAAQTSDKKGSAMALDVIRWAPPVSSLQLNLLKRGAFALLPASFLAAALVPTHAYAAESPVLLGTTASYGVLAGSTVTNTNPTVINGDLGLYPGTDVTGFPPGIINGVRRVFPNAAAGQAKSDLIVAYDDAAGRGPGTILDSDELGGRTLAPGVYTAPADPASLKLTGTVTLDGQNDPNSVFIFRTPSTLTTASSSSVEFINGANACNVFWQVGSSATLGTTTQFKGTILALQSITLNNSAVIEGRALAREAAVTMNNNTITRPACAVGPPGPPGPTGPPGPTGSPGPTGSPGPTGEPGPTGSAGPTGEPGPTGSAGPTGEPGPTGSAGPTGEPGPTGSAGPTGAPGPTGAPGPTGSAGPAGPAGPVGPTGPAGPAGPGRPDHDHGHHEGDEGEHGHDDHDQGEQGHGHDDHDQGKPPWADFLPGGLDDALGHGLPRHAGPAVWLPPRPRWY from the coding sequence GTGAGCCTGCGAGTCGGCACAGGCAGCAGGTCGGCGGCCCAGACCAGCGACAAGAAAGGTTCTGCCATGGCATTGGATGTCATCCGGTGGGCTCCACCCGTCTCGAGCCTGCAACTCAATCTGCTCAAACGGGGAGCCTTCGCCCTGCTCCCCGCGTCGTTCCTGGCGGCCGCCCTGGTCCCGACCCACGCCTATGCCGCAGAATCCCCCGTGTTGCTGGGGACCACCGCCAGTTACGGGGTCCTGGCCGGTTCGACGGTCACCAACACGAACCCCACCGTCATCAACGGCGACCTGGGGCTCTATCCGGGCACAGACGTGACCGGCTTCCCGCCCGGTATCATCAACGGAGTGCGACGCGTGTTCCCCAACGCCGCAGCCGGTCAGGCGAAGTCCGACCTCATCGTCGCCTACGACGACGCGGCGGGCCGGGGACCCGGGACCATTCTCGATTCGGACGAGCTCGGCGGACGGACGCTGGCGCCCGGCGTCTACACGGCCCCGGCGGACCCGGCGTCCCTGAAACTCACCGGGACGGTCACCCTCGACGGCCAGAACGACCCCAACTCCGTCTTCATCTTCCGGACCCCCTCGACCCTGACCACGGCTTCGTCGAGTTCCGTGGAATTCATCAACGGAGCAAATGCCTGCAACGTGTTCTGGCAGGTGGGCAGCTCCGCCACCCTCGGCACGACCACCCAGTTCAAGGGCACCATCCTGGCCCTGCAGTCCATCACGCTGAATAACAGCGCCGTAATCGAAGGCCGCGCCCTGGCGCGTGAGGCCGCGGTCACGATGAACAACAACACCATTACGCGGCCGGCCTGCGCCGTCGGCCCGCCTGGACCTCCCGGCCCGACGGGACCTCCCGGCCCGACCGGATCGCCTGGACCGACGGGATCCCCCGGACCGACAGGCGAACCCGGACCCACTGGCAGCGCTGGCCCGACCGGCGAACCCGGACCCACTGGCAGCGCTGGCCCGACCGGCGAACCCGGACCCACTGGCAGCGCTGGCCCGACCGGCGAACCCGGACCCACTGGCAGCGCTGGCCCGACCGGCGCACCCGGACCCACCGGTGCACCCGGACCCACCGGTTCTGCCGGACCTGCCGGCCCTGCCGGACCCGTCGGGCCCACGGGACCTGCTGGACCCGCCGGACCCGGAAGGCCTGATCACGACCACGGCCACCACGAGGGCGACGAGGGCGAGCACGGTCACGACGACCACGACCAGGGTGAGCAGGGTCACGGTCACGACGACCACGACCAGGGCAAGCCGCCGTGGGCCGACTTCCTGCCGGGCGGCCTCGACGATGCTCTGGGCCACGGGCTTCCCCGCCATGCGGGACCGGCCGTATGGCTGCCTCCGCGGCCGCGCTGGTATTAG
- a CDS encoding nuclear transport factor 2 family protein: MQEETARSAIDTFISAFNASDDSYVTALLPQALTSDVVFWGPLGRSEGIEAVERFVLDIRRHPAGTGTMVRCSAVDMPDEWARYQWVFTTPDGGPRLAGTDVVHLRRSLIDQVIVFAGEIEPSAS, from the coding sequence ATGCAGGAAGAGACCGCGCGGTCCGCGATCGACACGTTCATCTCCGCGTTCAACGCCTCGGACGACAGCTATGTGACTGCGTTGCTCCCCCAGGCCCTCACCTCGGACGTGGTCTTCTGGGGACCGTTGGGCCGCAGTGAGGGGATCGAGGCGGTCGAGCGGTTCGTGCTGGACATCCGGCGCCACCCCGCGGGGACCGGCACGATGGTGCGCTGTTCGGCGGTGGACATGCCGGACGAGTGGGCCCGGTACCAGTGGGTCTTCACGACGCCGGATGGAGGCCCCCGCCTGGCGGGAACGGACGTCGTCCATCTGCGGCGGAGCCTCATCGACCAGGTCATCGTCTTCGCGGGGGAGATCGAGCCGTCCGCCTCCTGA
- a CDS encoding glycine-rich domain-containing protein — MVTIPGARRRSCPRSICRTRAGVVGLMVMAGALQSLATAAPANALETRTYSTPGTYTVTVPSDVTYIAVSLTGGGGGGGGVGSGPAFGDGTAQPGGGGGGGGANSSCFLPVKPGDRITITVAGGHHSANAFPGTGGAGGDRGMSWCAGSFANLYTGQAGAAADADTRAGGTGGAPGAVPPSSCGAGAGSGGAGGSGSANGLAHQHTESLPGANGCVVLTY; from the coding sequence ATGGTCACCATCCCCGGCGCGCGTCGCCGGTCCTGCCCTCGTTCCATCTGCCGTACGCGAGCGGGGGTCGTGGGTCTCATGGTGATGGCCGGGGCACTGCAGTCCCTGGCCACCGCCGCTCCCGCCAACGCCCTTGAGACACGGACCTACAGCACGCCGGGAACCTACACCGTCACGGTGCCCAGCGACGTGACCTATATCGCGGTGAGCCTGACCGGCGGGGGCGGCGGGGGTGGCGGCGTTGGATCCGGCCCCGCGTTCGGGGACGGCACGGCCCAGCCAGGCGGCGGTGGCGGAGGCGGAGGAGCGAATTCCTCCTGTTTCCTGCCCGTCAAGCCCGGCGACAGGATCACCATCACCGTCGCCGGCGGGCACCACAGCGCGAACGCCTTTCCCGGCACCGGAGGCGCGGGAGGCGATCGCGGAATGAGCTGGTGCGCCGGCAGCTTCGCCAACCTTTACACGGGCCAGGCAGGCGCCGCAGCGGACGCTGATACCCGAGCGGGAGGCACCGGCGGTGCACCCGGGGCCGTTCCGCCCAGCAGCTGCGGAGCCGGTGCGGGCAGCGGCGGAGCGGGCGGATCGGGCTCCGCAAACGGCCTTGCCCATCAGCACACCGAAAGCCTCCCCGGCGCGAACGGTTGTGTCGTCCTGACCTACTGA
- a CDS encoding dsDNA nuclease domain-containing protein gives MTAEAEATEDAESDEGFVHPIFRVAPQEDSGADTLGNYRYQAEVAAQICVALLTQDSVEAVVCEWHEDFVVSYADGSVELVSVKHRGKRRNPWNVADLCRDGGLAHLFDRWRACDGLSNVRLRLATNAGLTTGKGGATTLKAMCGADPRITSGVDDMVTAVAQYFLKIRWKHPYATIPEVPQVSRLADIAIPDGFTDSVKLFFGALHIDDELPSRRHITDVNLQRLLIPAIATLQRDHVDFEATYRALIERIEQSNRDESDRGQLAVYIADPTRVLYSVQIQQRIARRRLTKATVLDTFVSSRSVVPTFARGQLPIVAPGGGNLRKKMARGRIPADEAAHAERLRSAWYVAWSQHRSGLAGDTTELANASLEVLDAVFACREQAEDEAPDGAPYGRRMNQLMARHLAPDELGVGLPFPVNGRHLRGLAYQLCDDCDFYFSDVFDPSEEEAS, from the coding sequence ATGACAGCTGAGGCTGAAGCAACAGAGGATGCAGAGTCCGATGAAGGGTTCGTGCACCCGATCTTCCGCGTTGCCCCTCAGGAGGACAGTGGGGCGGACACCCTGGGCAACTACCGCTATCAGGCGGAGGTCGCGGCCCAGATCTGCGTGGCGCTGCTCACGCAGGATTCCGTCGAAGCAGTGGTCTGCGAGTGGCACGAGGACTTCGTCGTCTCGTACGCGGACGGTTCGGTCGAACTCGTATCCGTGAAGCACCGGGGAAAGCGGCGCAATCCCTGGAACGTGGCGGATCTTTGCAGGGATGGAGGGCTGGCGCACCTTTTCGACCGCTGGCGGGCGTGCGATGGCCTGAGCAACGTCCGACTGCGACTTGCCACGAACGCAGGCCTTACAACAGGCAAGGGTGGCGCTACAACCCTGAAGGCGATGTGCGGTGCCGACCCGCGTATCACATCTGGGGTGGACGACATGGTCACTGCGGTCGCCCAGTACTTCTTGAAGATTCGTTGGAAGCACCCCTACGCCACCATTCCCGAAGTCCCGCAGGTTTCCAGGCTCGCCGACATCGCCATCCCGGACGGCTTCACCGACTCCGTCAAGCTCTTCTTCGGCGCGCTGCACATTGACGATGAACTTCCGTCCCGTCGGCACATCACTGACGTCAATCTCCAGCGCCTTCTCATTCCTGCGATCGCTACCCTGCAGCGGGATCACGTGGATTTCGAGGCAACCTATCGCGCATTGATCGAGCGTATCGAGCAGTCGAACCGTGACGAGAGCGACCGTGGACAGCTTGCTGTCTATATCGCCGACCCAACGAGGGTTTTGTACAGTGTGCAGATCCAGCAGCGCATCGCGCGGCGCCGGCTCACCAAGGCCACGGTCCTCGACACCTTCGTCTCCAGCCGCTCCGTCGTGCCCACCTTCGCCCGCGGTCAACTGCCGATCGTTGCCCCGGGCGGGGGCAACCTGCGCAAGAAAATGGCCCGTGGTCGGATTCCGGCGGACGAGGCCGCCCACGCCGAACGCCTGCGATCGGCCTGGTATGTCGCCTGGTCCCAGCACCGGTCTGGCCTGGCAGGAGACACCACAGAGCTCGCCAATGCGAGCTTGGAGGTCCTGGACGCGGTCTTCGCCTGCCGCGAGCAGGCGGAAGACGAGGCGCCGGACGGCGCACCCTACGGGCGGCGCATGAACCAGCTGATGGCACGACACCTGGCACCAGATGAACTTGGTGTCGGGCTCCCGTTTCCCGTCAATGGCCGGCATCTGCGGGGTCTGGCCTACCAGCTCTGTGACGACTGCGACTTCTACTTCTCCGACGTGTTCGACCCCTCTGAGGAGGAGGCGTCGTGA
- a CDS encoding LysR family transcriptional regulator, producing the protein MLDVRRLHLLRELDRRGTIAAVAEALTFTASAVSQQLSVLEREAGVPLLERSGRRVVLTPAGRTLVTHADAVLERLELAVSELAGAREGIGGPLRIGTFPSGGPAIVPATLAELAQRHPALEPMVQEIDSARVSDGLRAGELDVALVHDYDFVPASPDTTVDQVPLLEEPMYLATGGAPATGRVTRGETLAELLGPWAMSPWITARDGTTGHAMAVRACQAAGFQPRIRHQVNDFRTVLALAAIGQGAGFVPEMATAHAPEDVVLTRLPLFRRSKVAFRAGGGTHPAIAAFVAAARTAVGATRRASILIASVS; encoded by the coding sequence ATGCTCGATGTCCGACGTCTCCACCTGCTGCGCGAACTGGACCGCCGCGGCACCATCGCGGCCGTCGCCGAGGCGCTGACCTTCACCGCCTCGGCCGTCTCCCAGCAGCTGAGCGTGCTTGAGCGCGAGGCGGGCGTACCCCTGCTGGAACGAAGTGGCAGACGGGTGGTGCTCACCCCCGCGGGCCGCACCCTCGTCACCCACGCCGATGCCGTCCTCGAACGCCTCGAACTGGCCGTGTCCGAGCTGGCCGGGGCACGCGAGGGCATCGGCGGGCCGCTGCGGATCGGGACGTTTCCCTCTGGCGGCCCCGCGATCGTGCCCGCCACGCTGGCCGAACTCGCCCAGCGGCATCCCGCGCTGGAACCGATGGTGCAGGAGATCGACTCGGCGCGGGTCTCCGACGGCCTACGCGCCGGCGAACTCGACGTGGCCCTCGTCCACGACTACGACTTCGTGCCCGCGTCACCGGACACCACGGTCGACCAGGTGCCCCTGTTGGAGGAGCCGATGTACCTGGCCACCGGCGGCGCTCCCGCCACCGGTCGCGTCACCCGCGGCGAAACGCTGGCCGAGCTGCTCGGACCGTGGGCCATGTCCCCATGGATCACGGCACGGGACGGCACGACAGGTCACGCGATGGCCGTACGCGCCTGTCAGGCAGCCGGATTCCAGCCGCGCATCCGCCATCAGGTCAACGACTTCCGTACGGTCCTGGCACTGGCCGCCATCGGGCAAGGCGCCGGATTCGTACCGGAGATGGCCACCGCACACGCCCCCGAGGACGTGGTCCTGACCCGGCTGCCCCTCTTCCGCCGCTCGAAGGTCGCCTTCCGCGCAGGCGGCGGCACCCACCCGGCGATCGCAGCATTCGTGGCGGCGGCGCGAACAGCGGTGGGTGCCACGCGCCGCGCCTCCATACTGATCGCTTCAGTGAGTTGA
- a CDS encoding helix-turn-helix domain-containing protein — protein sequence MHLRHAVTHDVLACWFGVDRSTITRAIGEVRPLLAERGCTISRGVRLRTLAEVIDHLGASGKTGIIDGTEIRVRRPAVGRKDRDKFISGKSKQNAVRRRHARPPSAPCPVRTRGRRRVVRSTA from the coding sequence GTGCACCTCCGGCACGCCGTCACGCACGATGTGCTGGCCTGCTGGTTCGGTGTCGACCGCTCGACCATCACCCGGGCCATCGGTGAGGTGCGGCCTCTGCTCGCCGAGCGAGGCTGCACCATCAGCCGCGGAGTGCGTCTGCGGACCCTCGCCGAGGTCATCGACCATCTCGGCGCCAGCGGGAAGACCGGCATCATCGACGGCACCGAGATTCGGGTCAGGCGCCCGGCTGTCGGACGCAAAGACCGGGACAAGTTCATCTCGGGCAAGAGCAAGCAGAACGCGGTCAGGCGAAGGCACGCTCGACCACCCAGCGCACCTTGCCCAGTCCGGACCCGTGGGCGACGCCGCGTCGTGCGATCAACGGCTTGA
- a CDS encoding transposase family protein yields MTRAAIVSSRRITGLSADVIAELIAEVGPLWHKQHQAKLASRPRKRAVGAGAKHQLVFVDRLLATLVHLRHAVTHDVLACWFGVDRSTITRAIGEVRPLLAERGCTISRGVRLRTLAEVIDHLGASGKTGIIDGTEIRVRRPAVGRKDRDKFISGKSKQNAVKTMVVTDGDGRMLFCSPAQHGSCADITHARQSGLVRLLEGGPAAEILADAGYQGLGAQTGGRVVTPPHRKFKKNAPDWYEEMHERQRKAHSSRRIRVEHGIAHLKTGGRWPATSAAAST; encoded by the coding sequence GTGACTCGTGCAGCGATCGTCAGCAGCCGTCGGATCACGGGCCTGTCGGCTGACGTGATCGCTGAACTCATCGCCGAGGTGGGCCCGTTGTGGCACAAGCAGCACCAGGCCAAGCTCGCGTCCCGGCCGCGGAAGCGGGCGGTGGGTGCCGGCGCGAAGCACCAGCTGGTGTTCGTCGACCGTCTCCTGGCCACGCTTGTGCACCTCCGGCACGCCGTCACGCACGATGTGCTGGCCTGCTGGTTCGGCGTCGACCGCTCGACCATCACCCGGGCCATCGGTGAGGTGCGGCCTCTGCTCGCCGAGCGAGGCTGCACCATCAGCCGCGGAGTGCGTCTGCGGACCCTCGCCGAGGTCATCGACCATCTCGGCGCCAGCGGGAAGACCGGCATCATCGACGGCACCGAGATTCGGGTCAGGCGCCCGGCTGTCGGACGCAAAGACCGGGACAAGTTCATCTCGGGCAAGAGCAAGCAGAACGCGGTCAAGACCATGGTCGTCACGGACGGCGACGGCCGGATGCTCTTCTGCAGCCCGGCTCAGCACGGCAGCTGCGCGGACATCACCCATGCCCGCCAGTCAGGGCTGGTCAGGCTCTTGGAGGGCGGCCCGGCAGCCGAGATCCTCGCGGATGCCGGCTACCAGGGCCTGGGAGCCCAGACCGGCGGGCGCGTGGTGACACCACCGCACCGCAAGTTCAAGAAGAATGCCCCGGACTGGTACGAGGAGATGCACGAGCGTCAGCGCAAAGCGCACTCCTCGCGGCGTATCCGCGTCGAGCACGGCATTGCACACCTGAAGACTGGCGGGCGCTGGCCCGCCACCTCGGCCGCCGCGAGCACATGA